A genome region from Anabaena sphaerica FACHB-251 includes the following:
- a CDS encoding tetratricopeptide repeat protein — translation MSVNETLTTDIFTLNRQVYQRLKFALSIGLRRQIFFAVCDDLHLRNQVATRLHSTLAYPVSQVLYHPAETGGISTPAYPRLVTLRLNLNDPNPIAQINQWLANYPPPVVGESKDSPGRPLPIPAFQIVGVELLTKQSVAVQRLFLHYLRLSEQYFSTQEASPFLESSLLFWVPRPWLYAIQQSAPKFWQCRTGVFIFAGEPTPTLENRSYPENFSSLRSVDLGNLEKSILDESITSEEITDNAVQDFKFTEEDEDFLGHPSENMEDKLQPSSTKSAQNDVIPKLSSFLHISNELMSLFEATLNPNIDEDANENLQAKQLLWEIEQLKIQQVSGEELAVAYHNLGTFYRFRIEQGQSSLENLMVAIIAYQEAVSYDDTSPQLPDTLNDLGTLYWMLHRTPGSSDDGQTYIQQGIEFYQLAIKLISPDSQSEIYARVQNNLATAYGDLARFSHPVENWQEAVKAYNEALRYRTEEIDPLKYAACQNNLGTAYWHLGQYSQPVEHLQKAIAAYNLALVYYKPKDEPIKYGMIQNNIGTAYWNLSQYEKPLENLQLAVDLYREALKYRTPANIPAACAATRNNLGTAYWHIANLPQVTKDIRQNFLQLCIKTYQETLTLANSLNQNILSFDLLATQNNLGLAHYQLVTDPSFKGDKQILSQHLEASLENHVQALGGLVKNTEAYHATFSHIVKIIRTFHLELGIQGQNLALSKVPGNLIPEILPKL, via the coding sequence ATGAGCGTGAATGAAACTTTAACTACAGATATTTTTACCTTAAATCGACAAGTGTATCAACGCCTGAAGTTTGCTCTGAGTATAGGTTTGCGGCGACAGATATTTTTTGCGGTATGTGATGACTTACACTTAAGAAATCAAGTAGCTACTCGGTTGCATTCTACCCTAGCTTATCCAGTCAGTCAAGTGCTATATCACCCAGCAGAAACAGGAGGAATTAGCACGCCAGCTTATCCGCGCTTGGTGACATTGAGATTGAATTTAAATGATCCCAATCCCATAGCGCAGATAAATCAATGGTTAGCGAATTATCCCCCTCCCGTTGTTGGAGAATCAAAAGACAGCCCTGGTCGTCCTTTACCAATACCAGCCTTTCAAATTGTGGGTGTAGAACTGCTGACGAAACAATCAGTTGCAGTACAGCGTTTATTTCTGCACTATCTTCGATTAAGCGAGCAATATTTTTCTACCCAAGAAGCTAGTCCATTTCTCGAATCTAGCTTGCTGTTTTGGGTTCCTCGTCCTTGGTTGTATGCAATCCAGCAATCAGCACCAAAATTTTGGCAGTGTCGGACTGGTGTATTTATCTTTGCGGGAGAACCAACACCAACCTTAGAAAATCGCAGTTATCCAGAAAATTTCTCTAGTTTGCGAAGTGTAGATTTAGGCAATTTGGAAAAATCGATTCTCGATGAATCAATCACCTCAGAGGAAATCACAGACAACGCTGTCCAAGATTTTAAGTTTACTGAAGAGGATGAGGATTTTCTGGGACATCCTTCTGAAAATATGGAAGATAAATTACAGCCATCATCTACTAAATCTGCTCAGAATGATGTTATCCCCAAACTCTCATCTTTCCTACATATTAGTAATGAGTTAATGTCGTTATTTGAAGCAACACTCAACCCAAATATTGATGAAGATGCAAATGAAAACTTGCAAGCAAAGCAACTACTTTGGGAAATTGAACAATTAAAAATTCAGCAAGTTTCTGGGGAAGAACTTGCAGTAGCTTATCACAATTTAGGAACTTTCTATCGCTTCCGTATCGAACAAGGACAGTCAAGTTTAGAAAACTTGATGGTGGCTATTATTGCCTATCAGGAAGCTGTGAGCTATGACGATACTTCACCCCAACTCCCAGATACTTTAAATGATTTGGGTACGCTGTATTGGATGTTGCACCGCACACCAGGGAGCAGTGATGATGGGCAAACTTATATACAGCAGGGAATAGAGTTTTATCAGTTAGCAATCAAACTAATTTCACCTGATAGTCAATCGGAAATTTATGCTCGTGTGCAGAATAATTTAGCGACAGCTTATGGTGATTTAGCAAGATTTTCTCACCCTGTGGAAAATTGGCAGGAAGCTGTTAAAGCTTACAATGAAGCACTGCGCTACCGAACCGAAGAAATTGATCCCTTAAAGTATGCTGCTTGTCAAAATAATTTGGGGACTGCGTACTGGCATTTAGGACAATATAGTCAACCGGTGGAGCATCTTCAGAAAGCGATCGCTGCTTATAATTTAGCACTTGTTTATTACAAACCCAAAGATGAACCCATCAAGTATGGGATGATTCAAAATAATATCGGTACGGCTTATTGGAATTTATCCCAATATGAAAAACCATTGGAAAATTTACAATTAGCAGTTGATCTTTACCGTGAAGCTCTAAAATATCGCACACCAGCTAATATTCCTGCTGCTTGCGCTGCTACACGCAATAATCTTGGTACTGCCTACTGGCATATAGCAAATTTACCACAAGTAACGAAGGACATTCGCCAAAATTTCCTACAATTATGTATTAAGACATATCAGGAAACCCTTACCTTAGCTAATTCCTTGAATCAGAATATTTTAAGTTTTGATTTATTAGCGACACAAAATAACTTGGGTTTAGCTCATTATCAATTAGTCACAGATCCGTCTTTTAAAGGGGACAAACAAATCCTCTCTCAGCATTTAGAAGCATCTTTGGAAAATCATGTGCAAGCATTAGGAGGATTGGTTAAAAATACAGAAGCTTATCACGCAACTTTCAGTCATATAGTCAAAATAATTCGGACTTTTCATCTTGAATTAGGTATTCAAGGACAAAATCTGGCTTTATCTAAAGTCCCAGGTAATTTGATTCCAGAAATTTTACCTAAGTTGTAA
- a CDS encoding 2Fe-2S iron-sulfur cluster-binding protein gives MPKVLAQGKLIECESQANLRKVLLKNGVDLHNGGSKVINCRGLGSCGTCAVKVEGEVSAVNWRDQMRRSLPPHSPASDLRLACQTQVLGDVKVTKFDGFWGQGSQLVWTPEG, from the coding sequence ATGCCCAAGGTTCTAGCTCAAGGTAAATTAATTGAGTGTGAAAGCCAAGCCAATTTAAGGAAAGTGCTGCTAAAAAATGGTGTAGACCTCCACAACGGTGGTTCTAAGGTAATAAATTGTCGAGGTCTTGGCAGTTGTGGTACTTGTGCGGTTAAGGTAGAAGGCGAAGTGTCCGCAGTGAATTGGCGTGATCAAATGCGGCGTTCACTTCCTCCCCATTCTCCTGCATCTGACTTGCGTTTAGCTTGTCAAACTCAGGTTTTAGGTGATGTGAAAGTAACAAAATTTGATGGATTTTGGGGTCAAGGGTCTCAATTAGTTTGGACACCAGAAGGTTAA
- a CDS encoding uridine kinase family protein has protein sequence MNIQDLADSILQKQSELSVDRGFLVAVSGIDGSGKGYITEKLITALNHQNVNAVSINLDAWHKLPSERFNSENLAQHFYHHAFHFDDLFQQLILPLKNQRMINLTTVLTGITGISQTYNYQFENVDVIVLEGIFLLKRSLQHFYDFKIWIDCSFATALERAIQRNQEGIPLEQIIDDYQKIYFPAQKEHLSIDNPKSIADVIYINDFKLV, from the coding sequence ATGAATATTCAAGATTTAGCTGATTCTATCCTCCAAAAGCAATCAGAATTGTCAGTAGATAGAGGTTTTTTAGTTGCTGTCAGTGGGATTGATGGTTCTGGTAAAGGTTATATTACTGAAAAATTAATAACTGCTCTCAATCATCAAAATGTTAATGCTGTCTCAATTAATTTAGATGCTTGGCATAAGTTACCAAGTGAGCGATTTAATTCTGAAAATCTAGCCCAGCATTTTTATCATCATGCTTTTCACTTTGATGATCTATTTCAGCAATTAATACTACCATTAAAAAATCAGCGGATGATTAATTTAACGACCGTTTTAACAGGAATTACAGGTATATCACAAACCTATAATTATCAATTTGAAAATGTGGATGTAATTGTGCTTGAAGGGATATTTTTACTGAAGCGATCGCTCCAACATTTCTATGATTTTAAGATTTGGATTGATTGTTCATTTGCAACTGCTTTGGAGAGAGCAATCCAGCGAAATCAAGAAGGCATTCCATTAGAACAGATAATTGATGATTACCAAAAAATTTATTTTCCTGCCCAAAAGGAGCATTTGTCAATTGACAATCCTAAATCAATTGCAGACGTGATTTATATTAATGATTTCAAGTTGGTTTAA
- a CDS encoding ABC transporter ATP-binding protein, protein MRETFLEVRNLQVEFSGDGSQLKAVDDISFNLRRGETLGIVGESGSGKSVTALAIMGLLQYPGKVSGGEICFRPQENAKAIDLLALPAEEMQLYRGGDIAMIFQEPMSSLNPVYNIGFQLTEAIMRHQNVSASEAKRIAIAGLQEVKLLPNDEKIQQQYLDNWHETNPKMPLPSDFKLAQLVKEQKAAMLERFPHELSGGQLQRVMIAMAISCNPSLLIADEPTTALDVTVQATIIELMRELQQSRDMGMIFISHDLGLISEIADQVAVMYKGKIVEYGAASEIFTYPQHPYTKGLVACRPSLNRRPQKLLTVSDYMIAGKDEFGQIVIKAQEPAVPTEVTTEEINIRVENLIQKTPLLQIDNLKVGFPIRGVFGATKRYHIAVNGVSFDVYPGETLGLVGESGCGKTTLGRTLLRLIQPMAGKIIFDGQNITTLKGEPLQKLRREMQIVFQNPFSSLDPRMKIGEAIMEPLLIHSVGKTKQQRRERAVELLERVGLSADDMKRYPHQFSGGQRQRVCIARSLALNPKFIICDESVSALDVSVQAQVLNLLKELQHDFKLTYIFISHDLSVVKFMSDRILVMNQGKIVESGTSESIYLQPQEEYTQKLIAAIPTGSAERMKNRNFN, encoded by the coding sequence ATGAGAGAGACTTTCCTAGAGGTTCGCAATCTACAAGTTGAATTTTCCGGTGATGGCAGTCAGCTTAAAGCTGTGGATGATATCAGCTTTAATTTACGTCGAGGTGAGACTCTAGGAATAGTAGGAGAGTCTGGAAGTGGTAAATCGGTGACAGCACTAGCAATTATGGGTTTGTTGCAATATCCCGGTAAGGTGAGTGGGGGAGAAATTTGCTTTCGTCCCCAGGAAAATGCTAAAGCTATCGATTTATTGGCTTTACCTGCTGAAGAAATGCAGCTTTACCGGGGTGGAGATATTGCTATGATTTTTCAAGAACCAATGAGTTCTTTGAACCCAGTTTATAACATTGGTTTTCAGCTGACAGAAGCAATTATGCGGCATCAAAATGTCAGTGCATCGGAAGCCAAAAGAATTGCGATCGCAGGTCTGCAAGAAGTTAAACTTTTACCTAACGATGAAAAAATTCAACAGCAATATCTCGATAACTGGCATGAAACAAACCCGAAAATGCCTCTACCCAGTGATTTTAAATTAGCGCAGTTGGTGAAGGAACAAAAAGCAGCGATGCTAGAACGTTTCCCTCACGAACTATCTGGAGGACAGTTACAACGGGTAATGATTGCAATGGCAATTTCCTGTAATCCATCACTGTTAATTGCTGATGAACCGACTACAGCTTTAGATGTAACGGTACAAGCCACAATTATTGAGTTGATGCGTGAATTGCAACAAAGCCGCGATATGGGCATGATTTTTATTAGCCATGATTTGGGGTTAATTTCCGAAATTGCTGACCAAGTTGCAGTGATGTACAAAGGTAAAATTGTTGAATATGGGGCAGCATCAGAAATTTTTACTTATCCCCAACATCCATATACTAAAGGTTTGGTAGCTTGTCGTCCTAGTCTTAACCGTCGTCCCCAAAAATTACTGACAGTTTCTGATTACATGATTGCAGGGAAAGATGAATTTGGACAAATAGTAATTAAAGCCCAAGAACCAGCAGTACCAACGGAAGTTACTACAGAAGAAATTAACATAAGAGTGGAAAATCTCATCCAAAAAACACCACTTTTACAAATTGATAATCTTAAAGTTGGGTTTCCCATTCGGGGAGTTTTCGGAGCTACAAAACGTTATCATATAGCAGTAAATGGCGTTTCTTTTGATGTCTATCCAGGGGAAACATTGGGATTGGTGGGAGAATCTGGTTGTGGTAAAACTACTTTGGGTAGAACTTTGCTCAGATTAATTCAACCGATGGCTGGTAAAATTATTTTCGATGGGCAAAATATCACCACTCTCAAAGGAGAACCGCTACAAAAATTAAGACGGGAAATGCAAATAGTTTTCCAAAATCCCTTTAGTTCCCTTGACCCTAGAATGAAAATTGGGGAAGCGATTATGGAACCTTTATTAATTCATTCTGTGGGAAAAACAAAACAACAACGAAGAGAAAGAGCAGTAGAACTTTTAGAAAGGGTGGGATTGAGTGCTGATGATATGAAACGCTACCCCCATCAATTTTCTGGTGGTCAACGTCAACGCGTTTGTATTGCTCGTTCTTTGGCTTTAAATCCTAAGTTTATTATTTGTGATGAGTCGGTTTCTGCTTTGGATGTTTCGGTACAAGCCCAAGTTTTGAATTTGTTAAAAGAATTGCAACATGATTTTAAATTGACTTATATTTTTATTTCCCATGATTTAAGTGTGGTGAAATTTATGAGCGATCGCATTTTAGTCATGAATCAAGGTAAAATTGTCGAATCTGGTACATCTGAAAGTATTTATCTTCAACCACAAGAAGAATATACACAAAAATTAATTGCCGCTATTCCTACAGGCAGTGCTGAACGGATGAAAAACCGCAATTTCAATTAA
- a CDS encoding AAA family ATPase, translating into MQRISIENFGPIKKFEADVTDVMLLIGPQASGKSTISKTIFIFKSLKDAIFNYIRYADNLMYFVSSSHRYNTLLRFIESNFFDYFGLKPDCAEFRITYQYSSEKKITIYKSEDHLDIELSLILENELNLLITEISNYQIISKEQYDLFKSLEELRELESNIRFRFKLFKSRIDQIFEETHSSVFIPAGRSLMSTLTDQLQEIKNPDTLDYFTKSFVERINLLKTYFTDDLNTLIQNKDIASDIGIDLSKLLKKILKGEYRFNADLDKERIYFKNNKYVKLQYASSGQQESVWILLLIFRYILDKTSVFMVFEEPEAHLYPETQSDIVELIGLLANVYNNQIIITTHSPYILSAFNNLLYAYQVGKNKVGDEREAVESIVNSKSWIDPDRISAYFISENGYESIIDEELKLIQAEKIDSASSIINDKFNDLFNLDD; encoded by the coding sequence ATGCAAAGAATATCTATAGAAAATTTTGGACCAATTAAAAAATTTGAAGCTGATGTCACAGATGTAATGCTGTTAATTGGTCCCCAAGCAAGTGGTAAAAGTACAATTAGCAAGACAATTTTTATATTTAAATCTCTTAAAGATGCAATATTTAATTATATAAGATATGCAGATAATCTGATGTATTTTGTGTCAAGCAGTCATAGATATAATACCTTATTAAGGTTTATAGAATCTAATTTTTTCGATTATTTTGGACTAAAACCAGATTGTGCAGAATTTAGAATTACATATCAATATTCAAGTGAAAAAAAAATAACAATTTATAAATCCGAAGATCATTTAGATATAGAATTAAGCTTGATCTTAGAGAATGAATTAAATTTGCTAATTACAGAAATTTCAAATTACCAAATAATCTCTAAAGAACAATATGATCTATTTAAATCATTAGAAGAATTACGAGAACTAGAATCAAACATAAGATTCAGATTTAAACTTTTCAAATCACGCATTGATCAAATATTTGAAGAAACACATTCTTCTGTATTTATTCCTGCGGGTAGAAGTTTGATGTCTACATTAACAGATCAACTTCAAGAAATAAAAAATCCAGATACATTAGACTATTTTACCAAATCTTTTGTAGAGAGAATTAATTTATTAAAAACTTACTTTACCGATGATTTAAACACTCTCATTCAAAATAAAGATATTGCTTCAGATATAGGTATTGATTTATCAAAACTATTAAAAAAAATCCTCAAAGGTGAATATAGATTTAATGCTGATCTTGATAAAGAAAGAATTTATTTTAAAAATAACAAATATGTCAAACTACAGTATGCTTCTTCAGGACAACAAGAATCTGTTTGGATTTTATTGCTGATATTTAGATATATTTTAGATAAAACGAGTGTATTTATGGTTTTTGAAGAACCAGAAGCACACCTTTATCCTGAAACCCAAAGTGATATTGTAGAACTGATCGGGTTATTAGCGAATGTTTATAATAATCAAATAATTATAACTACCCATAGTCCTTATATTTTATCGGCTTTCAATAATCTTTTATATGCTTATCAAGTAGGTAAAAATAAAGTAGGTGATGAAAGAGAAGCAGTAGAAAGTATTGTTAATAGTAAAAGTTGGATTGATCCTGATCGTATTTCAGCTTATTTTATTTCTGAAAATGGCTATGAATCAATTATTGATGAAGAACTAAAATTAATTCAAGCGGAAAAAATAGATAGCGCATCCAGTATAATTAACGACAAGTTTAATGATTTGTTCAACCTGGATGACTAA
- the thiO gene encoding glycine oxidase ThiO, which produces MTSDVLIIGGGIIGLACAVELKLRGANATIVCRDFTAAASHAAAGMLAPDAENIANAAMLSLCWRSRALYPDWISKLEELTGLNTGYWPCGILAPVYEKVGEQRSRGAGEQGGRGEISISQSPSFWLDKVAINEYQPGLGSDVVGGWWYPEDGQVDNRALVQVLRNAAVSLGVEFKDGVTVEAIAQQQGQVIGVQTNMGLLRSDHYLLAAGAWANQLLPLPVRPRKGQMLRLRVPDFVTELPLTRVLFGENIYIVPRRNRDIILGATSEDVGFTPDNTPAGIQSLLEAATRLYPQLADYPIQEMWWGFRPATSDELPILGDSHCKNLTLATGHYRNGILLAPVTAVLIADLILSQKTDPLLTNFHYSRFQHQSSTTTSMLTHPANFTNGHSKNVYLQPAELKLQDSGLIIAGKTFQSRLMTGTGKYRSIEEMQKSVVASGCQIVTVAVRRVQTNAPGHEGLAEALDWGKIWMLPNTAGCQTAEEAIRVARLGREMAKLLGQEDNNFVKLEVIPDTKYLLPDPIGTLQAAEQLVKEGFAVLPYINADPMLAKRLEEVGCATVMPLASPIGSGQGLKTTANIQIIIENAKVPVVVDAGIGAPSEAAQAMELGADALLINSAIALAENAPAMAYAMNLATVAGRMAYLAGRMPMKNYASASSPLTGTIMG; this is translated from the coding sequence ATGACTAGCGACGTTTTGATTATCGGTGGTGGCATTATCGGGTTGGCTTGCGCTGTGGAACTGAAGTTGCGCGGTGCAAATGCTACTATAGTTTGCCGTGATTTTACAGCCGCAGCCAGCCACGCGGCCGCAGGAATGTTAGCGCCTGATGCGGAAAATATCGCCAATGCAGCGATGCTGTCTTTGTGTTGGCGATCGCGTGCTTTATATCCCGACTGGATCAGCAAATTAGAAGAATTAACAGGTTTAAATACCGGTTATTGGCCTTGCGGCATCCTCGCACCAGTATATGAAAAAGTAGGGGAGCAGAGGAGCAGGGGAGCAGGGGAGCAGGGGGGCAGAGGAGAAATATCAATTTCCCAGTCTCCAAGCTTTTGGTTAGATAAAGTAGCCATTAACGAATATCAGCCAGGTTTGGGATCTGATGTAGTAGGGGGCTGGTGGTATCCTGAAGATGGCCAAGTTGATAACCGTGCTTTAGTCCAAGTTTTACGGAATGCTGCTGTGTCTTTGGGTGTGGAATTCAAGGATGGGGTGACAGTAGAAGCGATCGCTCAACAGCAAGGACAAGTTATAGGTGTCCAAACTAACATGGGCTTGCTTCGGTCTGACCATTATCTTTTAGCTGCTGGAGCTTGGGCAAATCAATTATTACCTTTACCAGTGCGTCCCCGCAAAGGACAAATGTTGCGGTTGCGAGTACCAGACTTTGTGACAGAGTTACCTTTAACGCGGGTGTTATTTGGTGAAAATATTTACATTGTCCCCCGGCGTAATCGCGATATTATTCTAGGGGCAACCAGTGAAGATGTGGGTTTTACTCCCGATAACACACCAGCAGGAATTCAAAGTTTACTAGAAGCTGCAACTCGTCTTTATCCCCAATTAGCAGATTATCCCATTCAAGAAATGTGGTGGGGTTTTCGTCCTGCTACCTCCGATGAATTACCGATTTTAGGCGATAGTCATTGTAAAAATTTAACTTTAGCTACTGGTCATTATCGCAATGGAATTTTGCTTGCACCAGTCACAGCCGTGTTAATTGCTGATTTGATTCTGTCACAAAAAACCGATCCCCTTCTAACTAATTTTCATTATTCGCGTTTTCAACACCAGTCATCTACAACAACATCCATGCTGACTCATCCTGCTAATTTCACTAACGGACATAGTAAAAATGTATATCTACAACCTGCGGAACTGAAACTACAAGATTCAGGATTAATTATTGCTGGTAAAACCTTTCAATCTCGCTTGATGACGGGTACTGGGAAGTATCGCAGTATTGAGGAAATGCAAAAAAGCGTTGTTGCTAGTGGTTGTCAAATTGTGACGGTAGCTGTGCGACGGGTACAAACTAATGCACCTGGACATGAAGGTTTAGCAGAAGCGTTAGATTGGGGTAAAATTTGGATGTTGCCTAATACTGCTGGCTGTCAAACGGCGGAAGAAGCAATTCGGGTGGCACGGTTGGGAAGGGAAATGGCGAAGTTATTAGGACAGGAAGATAATAATTTTGTCAAGTTAGAAGTGATACCTGATACTAAATATTTACTTCCCGATCCCATTGGCACTTTGCAAGCTGCGGAACAGTTGGTAAAAGAAGGTTTTGCTGTATTGCCTTATATTAATGCAGACCCGATGTTAGCCAAGCGGTTAGAAGAGGTTGGTTGTGCAACAGTGATGCCTTTAGCATCGCCTATTGGTTCAGGACAAGGGTTGAAAACTACTGCCAATATTCAGATTATTATTGAAAATGCCAAAGTGCCTGTGGTGGTAGATGCGGGTATTGGTGCGCCTTCGGAAGCTGCACAAGCGATGGAATTAGGTGCGGATGCGTTGTTAATTAATAGTGCGATCGCACTGGCTGAAAATGCCCCAGCAATGGCTTATGCGATGAATTTGGCAACTGTAGCGGGACGCATGGCTTATTTAGCAGGAAGAATGCCAATGAAGAATTACGCTAGTGCTAGTTCTCCTTTAACTGGAACAATTATGGGCTAA
- the psb34 gene encoding photosystem II assembly protein Psb34 — MPYTNEEGGLLNNFAREPKVYQAEPPTDGQKRTYIILGTAAALLVGGLIFVAFTVSNLS, encoded by the coding sequence ATGCCCTATACCAACGAAGAAGGCGGTCTTCTCAACAATTTTGCCCGTGAACCCAAGGTTTATCAAGCTGAACCCCCAACGGATGGGCAAAAGCGCACCTACATTATTTTAGGAACTGCTGCTGCGCTTTTGGTTGGTGGCTTGATTTTTGTCGCCTTCACCGTGTCCAATCTCAGTTAA
- the cimA gene encoding citramalate synthase, whose translation MTTTPSPQLWLYDTTLRDGTQREGLSVSIEDKLRIAHRLDQLGIPFIEGGWPGANPKDVQFFWQLQENPLKQAEIVPFCSTRRPHTKAVDEPMLQAILAAGTRWVTIFGKSWDLHVIEGLKTSLDENLAMIRDTIEYLRSQGRRVIYDAEHWFDGYKQNPDYALQTIKAAATAGAEWLVLCDTNGGTLPHEITQIVKDVVQVTGDLSPISQIGIHTHNDSEMAVANALAAVMAGAKMVQGTINGYGERCGNANLCSLIPNLQLKLGYSCIAEHQLNQITETSRFVSEVVNLAPDEHAPFVGRSAFAHKGGIHVSAVERNPLTYEHIQPEQVGNRRRIVISEQSGLSNVLAKARTLGMELDKHDPQTKHILQRMKELESEGYQFEAAEASFALLMYEALGLRQQFFEVKGFQVHCDLVEVKETTNSLATVKVGVNGKNILEAAEGNGPVAALDAALRKALVNFYPQIADFELTDYKVRILNGNTGTSAKTRALVESGNGKQRWTTVGVSTNILEASYQAVVAGLEYGLLLYFQAEKAVKV comes from the coding sequence ATGACCACAACTCCTTCTCCTCAACTTTGGCTCTATGACACTACTCTCCGCGATGGAACTCAACGGGAAGGACTATCAGTGTCTATAGAAGATAAATTACGCATTGCTCATAGACTCGATCAACTAGGGATACCCTTCATTGAAGGCGGTTGGCCAGGAGCGAATCCTAAAGATGTGCAGTTTTTCTGGCAACTCCAAGAAAATCCCCTCAAACAAGCCGAAATAGTACCCTTCTGCTCCACTCGTCGTCCCCACACCAAAGCCGTAGATGAACCCATGCTACAAGCGATTTTGGCAGCAGGTACGCGCTGGGTAACAATTTTCGGTAAATCTTGGGATCTGCACGTGATTGAAGGACTCAAAACCAGTCTAGATGAAAATTTAGCCATGATCCGCGACACCATTGAGTATTTACGTTCTCAAGGAAGGCGTGTGATTTATGATGCTGAACATTGGTTTGATGGCTATAAGCAAAATCCTGATTATGCTTTACAGACAATAAAAGCAGCAGCAACAGCAGGGGCTGAATGGTTGGTTCTATGTGATACAAATGGCGGAACTTTACCTCATGAAATTACGCAAATTGTTAAAGATGTTGTGCAGGTAACTGGGGACTTATCACCAATTTCCCAAATAGGAATACATACTCATAATGATTCAGAAATGGCGGTTGCTAATGCTCTAGCAGCAGTCATGGCAGGGGCAAAGATGGTACAAGGTACTATAAATGGTTATGGTGAACGCTGCGGTAATGCTAACCTGTGTTCTCTGATTCCTAATTTACAGTTAAAGCTAGGTTATAGCTGTATCGCTGAACACCAGCTAAATCAAATTACAGAAACCAGTCGCTTTGTCAGCGAAGTTGTCAATCTCGCACCTGATGAACACGCTCCTTTTGTCGGACGTTCGGCTTTTGCTCACAAAGGTGGGATTCATGTCTCTGCGGTCGAACGCAACCCATTGACTTATGAACATATTCAGCCGGAACAAGTAGGAAACCGTCGTCGCATTGTCATTTCTGAACAGTCTGGTTTAAGTAATGTTTTAGCTAAAGCCCGGACTTTGGGAATGGAATTAGATAAACATGATCCCCAAACTAAACACATTCTCCAACGGATGAAAGAATTGGAAAGTGAAGGTTATCAATTTGAAGCCGCAGAAGCTAGTTTTGCACTGTTGATGTATGAAGCTTTGGGACTGAGACAACAGTTTTTTGAAGTTAAAGGTTTTCAAGTACATTGTGATTTAGTGGAGGTGAAAGAAACTACTAATTCTTTAGCTACAGTGAAAGTAGGTGTAAATGGTAAAAATATTCTCGAAGCAGCAGAAGGTAATGGTCCGGTAGCAGCTTTAGATGCTGCTTTGCGTAAAGCTTTAGTGAACTTTTATCCGCAAATTGCTGACTTTGAGTTGACAGATTATAAAGTCAGAATTCTCAACGGTAATACAGGCACATCGGCAAAAACACGCGCTTTGGTAGAATCGGGAAATGGTAAACAACGTTGGACAACTGTAGGAGTTTCTACAAATATTTTGGAAGCTTCTTATCAGGCTGTAGTTGCAGGTTTGGAATATGGTTTGTTGTTATATTTTCAAGCTGAAAAGGCTGTGAAGGTTTAG
- a CDS encoding Coq4 family protein: MDNLITYNNDKGLLAYIQFLASRALRTQYDGTDPVFDFEDALDQTEIAHLTVDELKKDPEINALFTESWLPAPINLDELSKLPEGTLGHIYAKEMKARGFDPNFYKKVPVVDDISYLKMLWRSTHDIYHVVAGFDTDVMGELGLQAFVLAQTPLPISIMLVSFGMVLISLYQPNKFQPLMMEISRGYSLGSHTPVKLISKKWDQFWNVPISEIRAQLQINSFPELAVR; encoded by the coding sequence ATGGATAATCTTATTACCTATAACAACGATAAAGGACTTCTGGCTTATATTCAATTTCTTGCATCAAGAGCATTAAGAACCCAATATGATGGCACTGATCCAGTATTTGATTTTGAAGATGCACTTGATCAAACAGAAATAGCACATTTAACTGTAGATGAACTGAAAAAAGATCCTGAAATTAACGCTTTATTTACAGAAAGTTGGCTACCTGCACCGATAAATTTAGATGAATTAAGCAAACTTCCAGAAGGAACTTTAGGTCATATTTATGCTAAGGAAATGAAAGCTAGAGGCTTTGATCCTAACTTCTATAAAAAAGTTCCTGTTGTTGATGATATTTCTTATTTAAAGATGCTTTGGAGAAGTACCCATGATATTTATCATGTAGTCGCTGGGTTTGATACTGATGTTATGGGTGAATTGGGTTTACAAGCTTTTGTTTTAGCACAAACTCCTCTACCTATTAGCATTATGCTGGTAAGTTTTGGCATGGTTTTGATTAGTCTTTATCAACCTAATAAATTCCAGCCTTTAATGATGGAAATATCCCGTGGTTACTCTCTAGGTTCTCATACTCCTGTTAAATTGATATCCAAAAAATGGGATCAGTTTTGGAATGTTCCCATTAGTGAAATTCGCGCTCAATTACAAATAAATTCTTTTCCTGAATTAGCGGTAAGGTAA